The Pelobates fuscus isolate aPelFus1 chromosome 2, aPelFus1.pri, whole genome shotgun sequence genome has a segment encoding these proteins:
- the ZFP36L2 gene encoding mRNA decay activator protein ZFP36L2: MSATLLSAFYDIELFCKNEKALNNLNFSTMLDKKAVGSPVSSPNSSFIPGFLRRHSASNLQALTNNNSPPKFCNNPLKEPNNTGSSSTTSNTALMNKENKFRDRSFSENGERSQHLFNLQQQQHSKSGAQINSTRYKTELCRPFEESGACKYGEKCQFAHGFHELRSLTRHPKYKTELCRTFHTIGFCPYGPRCHFIHNAEERRQAPGGHSDRPKLHHSLSFSGFSSHGLDSPLLESPTSRTPPPQPSNSLYCEETMPCANNAFTFSGQELGLITPLAIQTHNLSGFNPAAFCRQQSSNSPPPTINFQPLRRLSESPVFDNPPSPPESLSDPESYLSGSLSSGSLSGSDSPTLDSNRRLPIFSRLSISDD; this comes from the exons ATGTCTGCAACACTTTTATCTGCCTTCTACGACATTGAACTGTTCTGCAAG AACGAGAAAGCTCTGAACAATCTGAACTTTAGTACCATGCTGGACAAGAAGGCTGTGGGGAGCCCTGTGAGCTCCCCTAACTCCAGCTTCATCCCTGGCTTTCTCCGCAGACACTCTGCCAGTAACCTGCAAGCTCTGACCAACAACAACTCTCCCCCCAAATTCTGCAACAACCCCCTAAAGGAGCCCAACAATACAGGTTCCAGCAGCACTACGAGCAACACCGCCCTGATGAACAAAGAGAATAAGTTCAGGGACCGCTCGTTTAGTGAGAATGGGGAGCGCAGCCAGCACCTCTTCAACCTCCAGCAGCAGCAACACAGCAAGTCTGGAGCACAGATCAACTCTACCCGATACAAGACTGAGTTGTGCAGACCTTTTGAGGAGAGTGGAGCCTGCAAGTATGGTGAGAAATGCCAGTTCGCACATGGCTTCCATGAGCTGCGCAGCCTGACTCGCCACCCCAAGTACAAGACCGAGCTGTGCCGCACTTTTCACACCATCGGTTTCTGTCCCTACGGACCCCGCTGCCACTTCATCCACAATGCTGAGGAACGGAGACAGGCCCCTGGGGGCCATAGCGATCGTCCCAAGCTGCACCACAGTCTCAGCTTCTCTGGCTTCTCCAGCCATGGGCTGGATTCCCCACTGCTGGAGAGCCCAACCTCTCGTACCCCACCACCACAGCCCTCCAACTCCCTCTACTGTGAGGAGACCATGCCATGTGCCAACAATGCCTTTACCTTCTCCGGCCAGGAGCTGGGACTGATCACCCCATTGGCCATTCAAACCCACAACCTGTCGGGCTTTAACCCCGCAGCCTTCTGCCGCCAGCAGTCCTCCAACTCGCCACCCCCAACCATCAACTTCCAGCCGCTGAGACGTCTGTCCGAATCTCCTGTGTTTGACAACCCCCCCAGCCCCCCGGAGTCGCTGTCCGACCCGGAGAGCTATCTGAGTGGCTCCCTGAGCTCTGGCAGCCTGAGCGGCTCAGATTCCCCTACCCTGGACTCTAACAGGCGTCTGCCCATCTTCAGCCGTCTGTCCATCTCTGATGACTGA